The nucleotide window AATGGTGGCTAAGTTTGGGATTAAGTCTAGCATTTTGACACAGAGGAGAACCAAAGAAGTTTACTATGTCATAATTAAGTGGGAGACTTTTACGAATAGTTCTTGTCTCACCTGCGAGTGGTAATTAAGGAAGGGTGCACAAGCACCGCGGCAATAGTTCGCGTAGTAGCCCTCCGGCGCGACTATCCAGTCGTCCCAGCCGAGCGCTCGGAAGCTCACGTAGTAGGTCTGCCGGCAGCAGCGGCCGTGCGAGTTGGCGTCGCAGTCGAGcgctcggcggcggcgtggcggcggcggcgacagGCGGAGGCGGAGCAGCGGCCGCGCTGCTTGACCGCCGCCCAGCCGCAGCCGCACGCGGCCCGTGCAGCCACTATAAAATATCCACTATTAGTTCAACTCCCTGTCAAGAGTGTTCAAGTCCTTGTCCCTGGAGTTATGAATAAACAGATACATTGCTGTAACCACACAGTAGCAATGCTGGACTGACAGTAGCAGTAACAGAGCCCTTTACAGTAGTAGCTATAGAAAACAAGATAGAAAATTGTCCAAGGAAAGGAATTACGAGTACTATAGCCGGAGTGATAGTAGCCATGTGTAATATCTAGAAATCATAACATTAGAGGGGAACCCATGGTAGTGAAACTCAGATATCGACTCTCTGCTAGACAATTATGTCGTTAAACAGTGACGTAAATGTATGAAGCTTTCTTATACCTAGTAGAGTAAAAAACTAGAAGAAAAGGGCGCAGAGATCAATAGGCGGCGTTGAAATAAACCTTGGCACGAAAACTTTAGGAGTCTAATTCTAAGGTGAGGACTAACCCAGTGCAATCAAGCAGTAGCCTGAGCGGCTGGTGCGCGCCCTTCGCCGCCCAGCGCCTCGCAGCCGCCGTGACATCCAGCCGCTGCCAGCCGCCCTTGAGCCGCGTCACGCCCGCCAGCTCGCCCACGCTGCCGTTCCCGCTCACGGTGAACGCCCACAGCGTGTACTGAGCTCGCGGGCCGGCTTCAGCCAGCACCAGCAGCTCGGCGGACGCGACAGAGAGACTGTCGCCGTCTCGCTCCTCCTGGCCCAGGCGGAACTCGATCAGCCGCTGGCCGTTTAGGATGTCACCTGCAAGAATACGATCTTCGAATACTTGCTCCAAATCTGAACTGCTTAGTTCGTCACTGCTCAGCACAACTGTTTACCAGTGGTTgcaaaaattctttaaaagggTTCTTCGTGGATACATTCTTGACAGATTGGACGGTAGATTTTGAAGGCATTTCCAGTTATTTGGCCGAGATCTACTACTTGAAACATCTTGACAACCCAACATCTACAAAAATATGTCCACAGTCATTTGTCAATTGCAATCAGTTGTGCTGAACCAGAGCCACACCCTCACAGCTCTTAAGCTTACTACCTAAAACCTACGTTTCCCTGCAGTCCCTACCTAAAGCGAAATGACTCATAATAGTGTAGCGGTTATGACGGGGATGGAAAGGGATGGGACCGGTAGGGTACACTCGGTGGTCGCCCATGGCTGTGGACTACGCTTgcccactcgcttcgctcgctcggctCGCTCGCTCGAACGAGCGAATCGATTTGTGCTCGCGCTAGCCGAGCGTACAACCTACTTTACACTTTAAATCCTAATGTTACAAGGAATATTTTTGCAAGTCTTGTGTGTCGTCACAACCACGTACACGGCTGTTGAGATAAGAAGGTAtataaagttgttgtttaaataCTGATCCATTTTTCAGGTGATGTGGAGCGGCTGCTGGTCACCTCAGGTCCTGTTGAAGAAGAAAACTAAGTCAGTATTAAAGACTTAGACTATGGCTTCTATTGGAAGTACAACATTATTATAATAGAAAAGAAATAGTGGCTACTGTGTTTACCTATTGATAGCGTTTAGATCTTGAATATCTTTCCTTTATATTATCAtgtacagtggtactacgtaaacgaaattaataactagcttaaatctaaaataggcccttgaggcattgtaccaaggatgctggcggcatttccccgctgtatcgcaatgctgatacgttgtgcgaaaaagccgccagctcttcggtcaccagttacgtcaaccagacgcttcgcgatttctgcaaacaacttatgcgcgctgggaccccatggacctagagtttcaactccaaatggaacgaaatgatactctctaccgaggctcttataatGTTATCATGTTAGTTacataaaacatagtttgtCCGGATTtttgttagtcataatttgatttttctcagaaacgcgtaacttttcaggattgccataaaacaaacctaacctatctatatgataaccttacgaaaatcttgaaaagttaacggtttcagttaTGACTAAAGATAATCTGACAAATTACATTATGActgaataattatattatgtcaaacaaagggagcCCATctttgcacacctcgatctctttttgtgtaTGGACGAGTCACCACACGGACCGCCATAGGCACAGTTCTCACAGTTGTGCCTATAtgcttcggcagaggggaaatagtacgAAAGCCGTCTCCGTTGGTctcccttccgtgttgctcgaaataaatgtcataatcatggagactgtataaaggagccaaatctctatttatgaaaagtgtccatcaaaaaacagtaattaggcggcgccaccatacaccgaaatactaccaaaaacaacctacgtaatttggtcgggttat belongs to Cydia strobilella chromosome 15, ilCydStro3.1, whole genome shotgun sequence and includes:
- the LOC134747960 gene encoding inhibin beta chain, which translates into the protein MGDHRVYPTGPIPFHPRHNRYTIMSHFALVVLSSDELSSSDLEQVFEDRILAGDILNGQRLIEFRLGQEERDGDSLSVASAELLVLAEAGPRAQYTLWAFTVSGNGSVGELAGVTRLKGGWQRLDVTAAARRWAAKGAHQPLRLLLDCTGGCTGRVRLRLGGGQAARPLLRLRLSPPPPRRRRALDCDANSHGRCCRQTYYVSFRALGWDDWIVAPEGYYANYCRGACAPFLNYHSQVVEAARLERAACCAPVRFSALSLIYFGADSNIVKRDLPEMVVEECDCP